One segment of Carya illinoinensis cultivar Pawnee chromosome 1, C.illinoinensisPawnee_v1, whole genome shotgun sequence DNA contains the following:
- the LOC122276564 gene encoding uncharacterized protein LOC122276564, translated as MMMALKAKNKIGFVNGSISQPSSTDSAYELWERCNNMVSSWIISSVSKEIGGSIICARTAQNMWEDLKNRFTQGNGPRIFQLQKDLSVLTQEDLSVRDYYTRFKSLWDELLDYNQIPTCTCGALRTCKCDAIKIFLDYQDRQHVIQFLMGLNDCFSHIRGQILMLEPLPNINKVFSLIVQEEKQREISKHNMIDTAAFMSKVQDTNPAMKRFAPGKQQQKRDKLFCTHCGMNNHTVDKCYKVHGYPPGFKQNSTNFR; from the coding sequence ATGATGATGGCTTTAAAAGCCAAGAATAAGATTGGGTTCGTGAATGGATCAATTTCGCAGCCAAGTTCAACAGATTCTGCATATGAACTGTGGGAGAGATGTAATAATATGGTCTCTTCATGGATCATCAGCTctgtttcaaaagaaattggagGTAGCATCATATGTGCAAGAACAGCTCAAAATATGTGGGAAGATCTGAAAAACAGATTTACACAAGGAAATGGTCCAAGAATCTTTCAATTACAGAAAGATTTATCAGTTTTGACACAAGAGGACTTATCAGTACGAGATTACTATACAAGATTCAAATCCCTATGGGATGAATTGCTGGATTATAATCAAATTCCAACATGTACATGTGGAGCCCTAAGAACCTGTAAGTGTGAtgcaataaaaattttcttggattatcaAGATCGCCAGCATGTGATACAGTTCTTAATGGGGTTAAATGATTGTTTTTCTCATATCAGAGGGCAAATTCTAATGTTAGAACCTTTGCCGAATATAAATAAAGTGTTTTCTTTAATTGTTCAagaagagaaacagagagagattAGCAAGCATAACATGATTGATACTGCTGCTTTTATGAGCAAAGTTCAAGATACAAATCCAGCAATGAAAAGGTTTGCTCCTGGAAAACAACAACAGAAAAGAGATAAGCTGTTCTGCACTCACTGTGGTATGAACAACCATACAGTGGACAAATGTTACAAGGTACATGGTTATCCTCCAGGCTTCAAACAGAACTCAACCAATTTTCGATAG